One window of Candidatus Nitrospira kreftii genomic DNA carries:
- a CDS encoding Type 2 DNA topoisomerase 6 subunit A encodes MTTKTKKTTLVEKKLIGLADIVIQSAERSKDPTFQIPIRALSNVSFNERKGLIEMGAKKQERSFFNVGMAKKFMQTVLVADALSELQRAELTTSLREIYYRTKHTIKDSHENTFDTQDESDPVIEDLEVSLAALREELHVRAENSGSIVGPVVFGDDGDRVDCSKLGKGGYSVPSIVEPEYLEIRRCTADFVLLVEKGTQWNRLSEDKFWRRYNCVLLTGNGQPPRGVRRLARRLHEECKLPVYVLVDNDPWGYYIYSVIKQGSINLAFESQRMAIPKAKFMGLSSADPERYELPRNVGIKLNEKDIARAKELMNYTWFKKPAWQAEIKRMLTSGLKYELDSLANKDFQYLTKKYLPRKLKEKDWLD; translated from the coding sequence ATGACGACCAAGACAAAGAAAACGACCCTGGTCGAGAAGAAGTTGATCGGTCTGGCTGATATTGTGATCCAGTCGGCCGAACGATCAAAGGACCCCACGTTTCAGATTCCAATCCGCGCCCTCTCCAACGTGTCCTTCAATGAACGGAAGGGCCTCATCGAGATGGGCGCCAAGAAGCAGGAGCGGTCGTTTTTCAACGTCGGTATGGCGAAGAAATTCATGCAGACGGTGCTCGTGGCGGATGCGCTCTCCGAACTGCAGCGTGCCGAGTTGACCACCTCGCTTCGAGAAATTTATTATCGCACAAAACATACGATCAAAGACTCGCACGAGAACACCTTCGACACGCAGGATGAATCTGATCCCGTGATCGAGGATCTCGAAGTCTCCCTCGCTGCGCTCCGGGAAGAGCTGCATGTGCGCGCGGAGAACAGCGGGAGCATCGTCGGGCCTGTGGTCTTTGGAGACGATGGCGATCGGGTTGATTGCTCGAAACTAGGGAAAGGCGGGTACTCGGTCCCGTCGATCGTGGAGCCGGAGTATCTGGAGATCCGACGCTGTACCGCGGACTTTGTCCTGCTCGTTGAAAAAGGGACCCAGTGGAACCGGCTCTCGGAAGACAAGTTCTGGCGGCGCTACAACTGTGTGCTACTGACGGGCAATGGTCAGCCACCGCGAGGCGTCCGTCGTTTGGCACGGCGGCTCCATGAAGAATGCAAGCTGCCGGTGTATGTCTTGGTCGATAATGATCCCTGGGGGTACTATATCTATTCCGTTATCAAACAGGGGTCCATCAATCTGGCCTTTGAAAGCCAGCGGATGGCGATTCCAAAAGCCAAATTCATGGGCTTATCCAGCGCCGACCCTGAGCGGTACGAGTTGCCGCGCAATGTCGGGATCAAGCTGAACGAGAAAGACATCGCTCGTGCGAAAGAGCTGATGAACTATACGTGGTTCAAGAAGCCGGCCTGGCAGGCGGAGATCAAGCGCATGTTGACCAGCGGATTGAAGTACGAACTCGATTCGCTGGCGAATAAGGATTTCCAGTACCTGACGAAGAAGTATCTGCCGAGGAAGCTCAAAGAAAAAGACTGGCTGGACTAA
- a CDS encoding hypothetical protein (conserved protein of unknown function), which produces MKTLPAWTAPLRDWQRRALASVCTHASQDFLAMATPAAGKTRFALRIAHEFMTNRTAVRVLVVCPTNHLRTQWSDAAGKLGLQLDPSLTNEQASEAADYHGAVVTYQQVCLAPAIFQRVCKSKKTLLIFDELHHAGDGKNWGKALRTAFEPAVFRLILSGTPFRSDNNPIPFIRYENGESRADFAYGYTDAIRDNVCRPIVFPSYEGELSWLSEGREHQATFEDGLTFNRQRERLKTALLQETWLGPVITDAHAQLTRLRQQEQPDAGGLIVCMDQEHARWVADLVGRIAGTKAAVAVSDDPAASHTIEEFAGHKKQQWLVAVNMVSEGVDIPRLRVGVYGTNVITEMYFRQVVGRFVRMQDGVPKPQRAWLYLPKDPILVHYAKQIKAERDHVLEDIMPAGQRDLFGRVTVSTNEYMPLMAVARMDSLIGEDEARAEGDAVAVAEPAVSLHEQKLELRDLHRLLVGTVARNSGIDHRKLNAELIARTGSRVDQATVEQLRKRIQLLERWKERGYDGKR; this is translated from the coding sequence ATGAAGACATTGCCTGCCTGGACGGCGCCCCTTCGTGACTGGCAACGTCGTGCCTTGGCGTCGGTCTGCACCCATGCATCCCAGGATTTTCTGGCGATGGCGACGCCGGCTGCGGGGAAGACACGCTTTGCGTTGCGCATCGCGCATGAATTCATGACGAATCGAACTGCGGTTCGAGTGCTGGTCGTCTGCCCGACGAACCACCTCCGCACGCAATGGTCGGATGCGGCAGGGAAGCTGGGCTTACAGCTTGATCCGTCTCTAACCAACGAACAGGCATCTGAAGCGGCTGACTATCATGGCGCCGTGGTCACCTATCAGCAAGTGTGTCTGGCCCCTGCGATCTTTCAGCGGGTCTGCAAGAGTAAGAAAACCCTGCTCATCTTCGACGAGCTGCACCATGCCGGTGACGGCAAAAACTGGGGGAAAGCGCTACGCACGGCGTTTGAACCGGCGGTGTTTCGATTGATCCTGTCCGGCACACCGTTTCGTTCAGACAATAATCCCATCCCCTTTATTCGATATGAGAATGGAGAAAGCCGGGCGGATTTCGCCTATGGGTATACCGATGCCATTCGCGACAATGTCTGCCGACCCATTGTCTTCCCAAGCTACGAAGGCGAGCTGAGCTGGCTGTCTGAGGGCCGCGAGCATCAGGCCACATTTGAAGACGGGTTGACGTTCAATCGGCAGCGAGAACGGTTAAAGACGGCGCTCCTCCAAGAAACCTGGCTTGGGCCGGTGATCACCGATGCCCATGCGCAACTCACGCGTCTTCGCCAGCAGGAACAGCCGGATGCCGGGGGACTCATCGTCTGCATGGATCAGGAACATGCTCGGTGGGTTGCGGATCTTGTTGGTCGTATTGCCGGTACGAAAGCGGCTGTCGCTGTGTCGGATGATCCCGCCGCTTCGCACACAATTGAGGAGTTCGCCGGACACAAAAAACAGCAGTGGCTGGTGGCGGTGAACATGGTGAGCGAAGGCGTCGATATTCCGCGCCTTCGCGTCGGTGTCTACGGCACGAACGTTATCACGGAAATGTATTTCCGGCAGGTGGTTGGGCGATTTGTTCGGATGCAGGACGGTGTGCCCAAGCCGCAACGCGCCTGGCTCTACCTACCGAAAGATCCGATCCTGGTGCACTATGCCAAGCAGATCAAGGCGGAGCGTGATCATGTCTTGGAGGATATCATGCCGGCCGGACAACGAGACTTGTTTGGCCGTGTCACCGTCTCCACCAATGAATACATGCCGCTGATGGCCGTGGCCAGGATGGATAGCCTGATCGGCGAAGACGAAGCGAGAGCGGAGGGCGATGCCGTGGCAGTTGCTGAACCAGCGGTCTCACTCCACGAGCAAAAACTAGAGCTGCGGGATCTCCATCGGCTGCTGGTCGGCACAGTCGCCAGAAACAGTGGAATCGATCATCGAAAACTCAATGCAGAATTGATTGCACGAACCGGGAGCCGTGTCGATCAAGCAACAGTCGAACAGCTACGAAAGCGCATTCAATTGCTGGAGCGGTGGAAAGAGCGAGGCTATGACGGAAAGCGATGA
- a CDS encoding hypothetical protein (conserved protein of unknown function) translates to MKNLIIVARNSMVSDLEELLHKNGIMAYSILNNVIGKGGAGRVYGTFLSPDINAIIFAVLPSDQADRAIIALKTLHTERTEAAPDDTPIPLKVFSFPCNEHV, encoded by the coding sequence ATGAAAAATCTCATCATCGTAGCTCGGAACTCGATGGTAAGCGACTTGGAAGAGCTCCTACACAAAAACGGGATCATGGCGTACTCCATCCTCAACAACGTCATCGGGAAGGGCGGGGCTGGTCGAGTATATGGGACCTTTCTCAGCCCTGACATCAATGCCATCATTTTTGCGGTTCTCCCATCCGACCAAGCAGACAGAGCCATCATCGCGTTGAAGACGCTTCACACTGAACGAACCGAGGCTGCGCCTGATGACACACCTATCCCGCTCAAGGTGTTTTCTTTTCCTTGTAACGAACATGTGTAG
- a CDS encoding Type 2 DNA topoisomerase 6 subunit B: protein MGKKKDSTPVTESKSAAPRANPEPAAKKPAAAKPAERVTAVEMGARQREISVSEFFTKNRHLLGFDNPRKALLTCVKEAVDNALDACEEAGILPDVTVQLEVVMNGEPVAPSQANRFRVTVTDNGPGIVRQQIPRIFAKLLYGSKFHRLRMSRGQQGIGISAAGMYGQLTTGKPVKIISRIGPKAAAHFFEVQIDTKKNEPLVHENKQIDWEQPRGTQVTLEVEGKYQKGRASVDEWLEQTSIANPHVRLIYRTPEGETKEYPRTYHELPPQPREIKPHPYGIEFGMLLKMLQDTKSHTLSGFLAGDFCRVSPQLADEICKAAKVSPEAKPRELKGPVAEALYKTLQETKIMAPPTNCISPIGEKAILAGLYKQIKGEFYTAVSRPPAVYRGNPFIIEAGLAYGNRPQDQNKPQQPTLPKAEGEHEEQDSELARVIRYANRVPLLYQQSACSTFKAVLSTSWKNYGLSQSRGALPGGPMVIFVHMASVWVPFTSESKEAIADYDEIQKEITLALRECGRRLGLFVRRRERAASEFRRRNIFELYIEEVVEACNRLKGGTLPKQKLKEQLQKIASSRTGGMKTDEALGKTGAGPEGLPHSIIVTADGVEGETALATQVESSQGVVAPAAEPDLLGDSLPSDKPASKEKTTKLGRANHPVKKASAKSDQVALVAGESKTKKKSGGKSARSAKTAASKKSK, encoded by the coding sequence ATGGGAAAAAAGAAAGACTCCACACCAGTTACCGAATCGAAATCTGCCGCTCCTCGAGCCAATCCTGAACCAGCCGCAAAGAAACCAGCCGCCGCCAAACCGGCAGAGCGGGTCACTGCGGTCGAGATGGGGGCGCGCCAGCGGGAAATTTCCGTTTCTGAATTTTTCACGAAGAACCGGCATCTGCTCGGATTCGACAATCCGCGCAAGGCGCTGCTGACCTGCGTCAAAGAGGCGGTCGATAACGCGCTCGATGCCTGTGAAGAAGCCGGGATTCTTCCGGATGTAACGGTCCAGTTAGAAGTGGTGATGAACGGAGAACCGGTGGCGCCAAGCCAGGCGAATCGGTTTCGCGTCACAGTCACCGACAATGGACCGGGCATCGTTCGCCAGCAGATCCCACGAATTTTTGCCAAGCTGCTCTATGGGTCCAAGTTCCATCGCCTGCGGATGAGCCGCGGTCAACAGGGGATCGGCATCTCAGCTGCCGGAATGTATGGGCAACTGACGACCGGAAAGCCGGTGAAAATTATTTCGCGTATCGGTCCCAAAGCCGCCGCGCATTTCTTCGAAGTGCAAATCGACACGAAGAAGAACGAGCCGCTGGTTCACGAGAACAAACAGATCGACTGGGAGCAGCCGCGAGGCACTCAAGTTACACTGGAAGTCGAAGGGAAGTATCAAAAAGGTCGTGCGTCGGTCGATGAATGGCTCGAGCAAACCTCCATTGCCAATCCACATGTCAGATTGATCTACCGGACTCCTGAAGGGGAGACGAAAGAGTATCCTCGGACCTACCACGAGCTGCCGCCTCAACCACGCGAAATCAAACCGCACCCCTACGGGATCGAGTTCGGCATGCTTCTCAAGATGTTGCAGGACACAAAGAGCCATACGCTTTCCGGGTTTCTCGCCGGTGATTTTTGTCGGGTGTCTCCCCAGTTGGCGGATGAGATCTGCAAAGCGGCGAAGGTTTCACCTGAGGCCAAGCCTCGCGAGTTGAAGGGGCCGGTCGCGGAGGCACTCTACAAGACATTGCAAGAGACGAAGATCATGGCGCCGCCGACCAATTGTATTTCTCCGATCGGCGAGAAGGCGATTCTTGCAGGGCTCTATAAGCAGATCAAAGGTGAATTCTACACAGCGGTCAGTCGGCCACCGGCGGTCTATCGGGGTAACCCCTTCATCATTGAGGCCGGCCTCGCATACGGAAACAGACCACAGGACCAAAATAAACCGCAGCAGCCGACTCTGCCAAAAGCCGAAGGGGAACACGAGGAGCAAGATTCCGAGCTTGCTCGGGTGATTCGCTACGCAAATCGAGTGCCGTTGCTGTATCAACAATCGGCCTGCTCCACGTTCAAGGCCGTCCTGAGCACGAGCTGGAAAAACTATGGCTTATCGCAGTCGCGTGGAGCCCTTCCGGGTGGACCGATGGTGATCTTCGTCCACATGGCGTCGGTCTGGGTACCGTTTACCAGTGAATCCAAGGAAGCGATCGCCGATTATGACGAGATTCAAAAGGAAATCACCCTGGCGCTGCGCGAGTGTGGCAGGCGGCTGGGACTCTTCGTGCGCCGGCGCGAACGGGCGGCCAGTGAATTTCGGCGGCGGAATATTTTTGAATTGTATATAGAGGAAGTCGTCGAGGCCTGCAACCGACTCAAGGGAGGGACGCTTCCGAAGCAAAAGCTGAAAGAGCAGCTCCAAAAGATTGCGTCGTCTCGCACAGGCGGAATGAAGACCGACGAAGCGCTCGGGAAGACCGGGGCTGGTCCTGAAGGCCTCCCCCATTCGATCATCGTGACAGCAGATGGAGTGGAGGGTGAAACTGCGTTAGCCACCCAGGTTGAGTCTAGTCAGGGAGTTGTGGCGCCAGCAGCAGAGCCGGATCTTCTTGGTGACTCATTGCCGTCGGACAAGCCTGCTTCAAAAGAGAAAACCACGAAGTTGGGTCGAGCCAACCATCCAGTAAAGAAGGCATCCGCGAAATCAGACCAGGTCGCACTCGTTGCCGGCGAATCTAAAACAAAGAAGAAATCAGGTGGCAAGTCTGCCAGGTCTGCGAAGACCGCGGCCTCAAAGAAATCCAAATAG
- a CDS encoding putative membrane protein YdzA translates to MSQIRRFRITALAEGSSFLLLLLVAMPIKYLTGLPQVVTVVGAIHGILFLLYVGQLARLRTQHHWDNRFSFSAFLASILPFGPFLFDKHLREKEVATN, encoded by the coding sequence ATGAGTCAGATCCGAAGATTTAGAATCACCGCCTTGGCCGAAGGCAGTTCATTTCTCTTGTTACTGCTCGTGGCGATGCCGATCAAGTACCTGACGGGGCTTCCGCAAGTCGTGACGGTCGTGGGGGCCATTCACGGAATCTTGTTTCTGCTCTATGTCGGGCAGTTGGCCAGGCTCAGAACCCAACATCACTGGGACAACAGATTTTCATTCTCTGCCTTCCTTGCGTCGATCCTCCCATTTGGACCGTTCCTGTTCGATAAACACCTACGGGAGAAAGAAGTCGCCACGAACTGA
- a CDS encoding hypothetical protein (conserved protein of unknown function) — protein MSQLILLSVVVVLLVTSSIRQADASLSHIPTAFSEDGRFLLIQMDELVLWDLETKALLAKVPLTSCHQVALLKHDGWVLCVKHDVVIYDWKNQESVATVPQESRQPYSLLAYSNQTDRMVLRHGNEAVSVWQVGKKLVPLKHIGLDAKAETQSVIASPDAKLLAIAQGRAIRLHDLTGTTIRDVSIKDGKPLDLLFAPDGATLAATIGNTILFIDTVEASIRGRAGLTIAEGAREHLTPRRFSHDSHRLVASDGERRYGLFDTDTGTVVSVTEFTYADQEHGVQAPTHLTAADISDDAEYVVGQAEHPTTLQIWDLRTGAMLPDLCGHDCRNIGPHVSLLKWSPNGLKIVVGIEGGLNPDVDGKISVWDMQTRSPELVLDPGQSQAKVLANRPTTPVTGVELSVKPVVLSPAEAGPAFVHAHALRALVTSPSANLLVTSADDGLLKVWEPSQGVFLRQLSLSAPASALAFSSDGALLAAGTTQGEVRLWDTQSWREFPSYATRQGQINALQFLTGKRFLVIAGTQPKVLVVDVVTRMIVKELVHTGFSLACEPKGCVRTRTTQGDVVETLSLLDGSPFLLTTSRTGRVVWNIGTWNEVEEPVGLPDVWSGLGWKRPFVATTMRARDPNAFTLALWDLKRNTVLASLDTFTKRDTEAVEKGPTVALGTSMAVDPLHRWVVTRVGEHLAVWDLSARAKKKTFHVNTPYHLHWTSDGQYLVVGTLDRKVLVWSAETMEPVHYLRDPSLAH, from the coding sequence ATGAGCCAGCTGATACTATTGTCAGTAGTCGTCGTTCTTCTTGTCACGTCATCGATCCGGCAGGCAGATGCGTCTCTTTCACACATTCCCACGGCGTTTTCGGAAGACGGGCGATTCCTACTGATCCAGATGGACGAACTTGTGCTCTGGGATCTCGAAACCAAAGCGCTTCTCGCCAAGGTACCACTCACCTCCTGTCACCAAGTCGCCTTGCTGAAACATGATGGCTGGGTGCTATGTGTGAAGCACGACGTCGTGATTTACGATTGGAAGAATCAAGAGTCCGTGGCGACTGTTCCACAGGAATCGCGCCAGCCCTATAGCTTGCTCGCCTATTCGAATCAGACTGATCGGATGGTGCTCCGACACGGCAATGAGGCGGTGTCGGTCTGGCAAGTCGGAAAGAAGTTGGTACCGCTCAAGCATATTGGGTTAGATGCCAAGGCAGAGACCCAGTCGGTCATTGCGTCACCTGATGCGAAGTTGCTGGCGATCGCGCAAGGTCGTGCGATTCGTCTGCACGACCTTACCGGAACGACGATTCGTGATGTGAGCATCAAAGATGGAAAGCCACTCGACCTCCTCTTCGCACCGGACGGCGCAACGTTGGCCGCCACCATCGGGAATACGATTCTGTTCATCGATACGGTGGAGGCATCGATACGTGGACGAGCTGGGCTGACAATCGCGGAAGGAGCTCGTGAACACCTCACCCCTCGTCGGTTTTCTCATGACAGCCACCGACTGGTGGCAAGTGATGGAGAAAGGAGGTATGGGCTGTTCGACACTGATACAGGCACGGTCGTGTCCGTGACCGAATTTACCTATGCTGATCAAGAGCACGGGGTGCAGGCCCCTACGCATCTCACTGCCGCCGATATTTCAGACGACGCCGAGTATGTGGTGGGACAAGCAGAACATCCCACTACGTTGCAGATCTGGGACTTGCGCACCGGCGCCATGCTGCCGGATCTCTGTGGCCATGATTGTCGGAATATCGGACCGCATGTCTCATTGCTCAAATGGTCGCCTAATGGATTGAAGATTGTGGTGGGGATAGAAGGGGGTCTCAATCCGGATGTGGACGGGAAAATATCAGTCTGGGACATGCAGACTCGATCTCCTGAGCTGGTACTGGATCCTGGTCAATCTCAAGCAAAAGTGTTGGCCAATCGACCCACCACGCCAGTGACAGGTGTTGAATTGTCCGTGAAGCCTGTCGTGCTGTCTCCTGCCGAAGCTGGTCCGGCCTTTGTGCATGCGCACGCGTTGCGTGCGCTTGTGACGTCCCCCAGCGCCAATCTGCTTGTCACGAGCGCTGATGACGGATTGCTGAAAGTTTGGGAACCGAGTCAGGGAGTCTTTCTGCGGCAGCTGTCTTTGTCTGCACCTGCAAGCGCATTGGCGTTCAGCTCCGATGGCGCCCTTCTGGCGGCCGGTACAACTCAAGGAGAGGTACGGCTGTGGGACACGCAGAGCTGGCGGGAGTTCCCCTCCTACGCAACCCGACAGGGACAGATTAACGCACTGCAGTTTCTCACTGGCAAGCGATTTCTCGTCATTGCCGGCACGCAACCGAAGGTTCTCGTGGTGGACGTGGTGACCCGGATGATTGTCAAAGAGCTGGTGCATACTGGCTTCTCCCTGGCCTGCGAGCCGAAGGGCTGTGTCAGAACACGAACGACACAGGGCGACGTGGTGGAGACACTGAGTTTGTTGGATGGGAGCCCCTTTTTGCTCACGACGTCACGAACCGGACGTGTCGTTTGGAATATTGGAACATGGAACGAGGTCGAAGAGCCGGTCGGTCTGCCGGACGTTTGGTCCGGACTCGGATGGAAACGGCCCTTTGTGGCGACGACGATGCGCGCTCGTGATCCAAACGCATTCACGCTTGCCCTTTGGGACCTCAAACGCAACACGGTCTTGGCGAGTTTAGATACCTTCACTAAACGTGATACTGAGGCTGTCGAGAAGGGACCGACCGTGGCATTAGGCACATCAATGGCCGTCGATCCGTTGCATCGATGGGTTGTCACGCGAGTCGGAGAACACCTCGCCGTGTGGGATCTTTCTGCTCGTGCAAAGAAAAAGACCTTTCACGTGAACACCCCGTATCATCTCCATTGGACGAGCGACGGACAATATCTCGTCGTCGGCACACTCGACCGGAAAGTGCTCGTCTGGTCTGCAGAGACAATGGAGCCTGTGCACTACCTGCGAGATCCTTCCCTTGCCCATTAG
- a CDS encoding hypothetical protein (conserved exported protein of unknown function), with product MKHLATLSAGLILGSPALALAADHSASYRGIGWIYFTFIAGILIYGVNDAFGKTAMYVATPIILAWSYWMLPPN from the coding sequence ATGAAACATTTAGCCACACTCTCAGCCGGACTGATCCTGGGATCGCCGGCCCTCGCCTTGGCGGCAGACCACAGTGCCAGTTATCGGGGAATTGGATGGATTTATTTTACTTTCATCGCTGGAATCCTGATTTATGGGGTCAACGATGCCTTCGGGAAAACGGCCATGTACGTCGCAACCCCAATTATTCTCGCCTGGTCCTATTGGATGCTGCCGCCGAACTAA